The window GCACGTAGTCCGGCGTGGTTTCGAAGGTGTTTTTAATCATTTTGAACAGCGACTTAGGCTGCTCTTGGCCGTCGATAGTCCAGTCGGCATTGAAAATTTTATGACGACAGTGCTCAGAGTTGGCCTGCGCAAACATATAGAGTTCGATGTCGTTCGGATTACGTTCAAGCTTCTGGAAGTTATCGACAAGGTAGTCAATTTCATCGTCGGCCAGTGCCAGACCTAAATTGATATTAGCCTGCGCCAACGCCTCGCGTCCGCCCGCTAAGATATCAACAGACGACAATGGCTGAGGATCTTGTGTACGGAACAACTGGCGCGCGTCGTCCATGTCGTACAGGACACTTTCCGTCATGCGATCGTGCAATAACGCAGCGGCTTGTTTCAGTTCTTCAGCAGACAAGTCTCCTTTCAAGTAATACGCTGTACCGCGCTCCACTCTGTGGATGTTTTTTAAGCCGCAATTGTGCGCAATGTCAGTGGCTTTGGACGCCCAGGGGGAGATAGTACCAATGCGTGGCGTCACTAATATGAGCGCGCCTTCTGGCTCATGGGCGGGTAATTCCGGGCCATACTTAAGCAACTGCACCAGTACTGAACGATGTTCGTCGGTCAGTTCATTGTGCAAATCTACGAAATGCTGGTACTCGGCATAAAGTTCGTTAACCGGCAAGCCGGCCTGTTTCAGTTGCTCGAGTTGCTTCGTTGTTTTAAAGGCTGATAAGGCTGGTGCACCGCGGTAGATTTCCACAAGCAAGGTCTCCAAAGCTGGGCGATTTTTGCTGGCGGATTATACAGTAAAATGCGGGTGGTTGCACCTCGTTACTCGACCTTGGGGGTGCCTTCTTTCTGGACTAAGCGAAACCACTTTTCGCGGCGTTCAATAATGCGCTGACGGCGCTTGCGGATAACAGCGCGGCGGCGGGAGTTATTTTCTCGTCTGAGGCGGTTGGCTCGCATAGACTTAGGCCTTTATTACGTTGAAAGACCTTTTCAGCTTACCTTGCCGCCCCAGTTTTTTGCAATGATTTTATGCCGACGGCTTTTTGATGACTAAGGTGCCAGCCATAATGTCATGTAAACCCTGCTTTTTCTCGGTGAAGGCTATCATGATAAAACCAACCATGAGGAGAAGCGCTGACACGATTTTACCCCAGTAACGACCATTCGCACGGCCAAAGCCGATTTGCTGACCGTTCATGTCGGTGACCTGCAGACCCAGAATTTTTTTGCCTGGTGTTGCCATCCAGCCAGAGATTTCAAAAATGGTGAAATACAACCACTGACCAACGATACCGATAACGTAACCAATACCACCGGCGACCATTTCAATATCACCCATTGGTGAACCCGCAGCGCCCATAAATATACCGACGAAAATGCCGATAATGACACCGATAATGGTTAAGCCCAATTGCGTGATAATAGTGTCGATAATAGCTGCCGCTAAACGTAGCCAGAAACCACCGTGATTAAATTCCATTTGTTGCTCCGTATTGTTAATTTTGC is drawn from Idiomarina piscisalsi and contains these coding sequences:
- a CDS encoding RDD family protein encodes the protein MEFNHGGFWLRLAAAIIDTIITQLGLTIIGVIIGIFVGIFMGAAGSPMGDIEMVAGGIGYVIGIVGQWLYFTIFEISGWMATPGKKILGLQVTDMNGQQIGFGRANGRYWGKIVSALLLMVGFIMIAFTEKKQGLHDIMAGTLVIKKPSA